The stretch of DNA CATCGCCTTGGCTTGTTCGTCTTGAACTTTCAAGCGCGCTATTTCGGCCTCCGCTTTGGCTTTATCCGCTTCCGCACGAGCGATATCTTGTTTTGCTTTCGCTTCGCGAGATTTAGCTTCCGCCACCGCTTTTTCCGTCAGCAGTTTCGTTTTCGCTAAATTCTGCTCAGCTTTTTGCAATTCCATTTTAGCGTTATCAGCTTCTTTAGTGGCCTTGGCTCCCTCTTCGTGAGCCGCATTGGCTTTTTTCTCTTGGTCTTTCGCTTGATCGCCAATTTCCTTGGCTTTGCTTTCAGCGTCTTTGCGCGCTTTTAAAGCTTCATCTTTATCTTTTTGTGCTTTTTGAGTTTTTTCTTGAGCGGCTTTAATACGCGCCTCGGAAGAAGCTTGTTCTTTTTCGGCAACGGCTTTTTGGCGTTCGAAATCGGCGATCTCGGCCTTCATCTTAGCCACATCACGCTCACCTTCAGCTTGTTCCTTTTTTGCTTCCGCTTCCATAGAGCGAGCTTTGGCAATTTGGCTTTGCGCCTCAGAACGAATTTTATCGCGCTTACGACGTTCATCGTCGGCTCTTTTTTTAGCCTCAATAGCTTCAGCTTTGGCAGATTCTGCGTCGGCCATGGCCTCTTCCGCGTCGATCTGTGCGCTGTCTGCTTGTGCGTGGGCAAACTGTGGTGTTTGCGCCATCAATGCTGCCAAAATCAAAATCCCAAAAGCTTTAAACATCAGATGTCTCCTTAAGATGTAAAACAACAGAACTAAGACTATATTGATTTTTGGGAAAAAAAAAGACGACCAGGATTGGGGGGGAGGGTCCTGGCCGCCATGGGGGGGTATCTTTCCTTATTGCAAGGGGGCTGCCATGATCAAATATTCGTCAAAACCCCTTAAATTCGCTCTTAGCCCAATACCTCTGTCGAGCTTTTTTACAGAAAGCGCCCAAGGCCGTCCCCGGTTTGCTTATTTCGAAAGCAAGAAATCTAGCCGAGGGTCTCGCTTAAGAATTCGCCTAAATCTTCAAATAATTTTAAACCTGTCTCATTACCAATGTCCCATTGCTGGACTCGACATAAACGACCTTCATTCCCTAACCTGTAAAGACATGACATTTATCTTAAAGACTCTTTTTTGCTTCCTGGTCACCACCTCACCTGCTTGGGCATTGCATATCATGTTAGACCCTGGCCATGGTGGCATCGATACGGGAGCCGTGTATGGTTCGGCCAAAGAAGCCGATCTGGTTTTAAAAGTCGCCCAACGTCTTAAAACTTTGTTAGAGCAAGATCCTGACTTTAAGGTCTCTATCACCCGCACCGCAGATCGCGTGGTGGCTCTGCCCGCTCGGGTGAAGTTGGCGGAACAAGTCAAAGCCGAACTGTTTGTGAGCTTACACGCTAACGCGGCCACCGACCCCCGAGCCAAAGGAGTGGAGTTCTTTTTTCAGAATCATTTACCCCCCGATGAAGAAAGTCTTTTTTTAGCCAGCCAAGAAAATCAGTTGATGATCAACGCCAAAGAAATCAATGAAATTTCAGGGGGCGATGATCTGTCAAAAAAAGGCGACGTCGCCGCCATCGTGGAAGACTTGCAACGACAAAATCGCATCAACAGCAGCTTGCGTTTAACCCAAACTTTGACACGCGTATGGCGCCAGGACAAAGACTCAACCCATGCGGCCATCAAGCAAGCACCGTTTTACGTGATCTCTAAAACTTCGATGCCTTCAGTTTTAATTGAAATTGGTTTTTTAAGTAATCCGCGTGAAGCCAAAAAACTTTTAAACGCGGACTATCAGAAGGATTTAGCGCAGAAGATTTATTCTGCGCTCGTGAGCTATAAAGAAAAGATCGAAAAAGTTCCCGCAAAAATCACCGTGAACTAATTCTTAATAATATTCGTCGTAGACTTTCCACTTACCGTTCGTGCAAATCACACGGCGGTAAACGTTGCGATCATTCGCGTTGTCGCGCTCTTGCCATAACTCTTTACGACCCTCCGCACAGCGCGATT from Bdellovibrio bacteriovorus encodes:
- a CDS encoding N-acetylmuramoyl-L-alanine amidase family protein encodes the protein MTFILKTLFCFLVTTSPAWALHIMLDPGHGGIDTGAVYGSAKEADLVLKVAQRLKTLLEQDPDFKVSITRTADRVVALPARVKLAEQVKAELFVSLHANAATDPRAKGVEFFFQNHLPPDEESLFLASQENQLMINAKEINEISGGDDLSKKGDVAAIVEDLQRQNRINSSLRLTQTLTRVWRQDKDSTHAAIKQAPFYVISKTSMPSVLIEIGFLSNPREAKKLLNADYQKDLAQKIYSALVSYKEKIEKVPAKITVN